From a single Streptomyces sp. 1331.2 genomic region:
- a CDS encoding carbamoyltransferase family protein: MPDPVLGISAFYHDSAAALTSDGTVLAAAQEERFSRHRHDPAFPARAVEYCLHEGGLRLDDVSAVAYYEDPQLKFRRVLATFAGAAPYGFASFRSTLPQWLSWKRRATEVVHRELAALGAGAVPPIVCRRHHESHAASAFLPSPYESAAVLCIDGVGEWATTTIWHGRDRELRQVAEIAFPHSLGMLYSAFTYFCGFKVDSGEYKLMGLAPYGKPRYAPLIREKLIDVRADGSFRLDLGYFEYLRGRVMTGKRFEKLFGGPRRQPEGPLTEREFDLAASVQQVTEDVVLKLAGTARRLTGESRLCLAGGVALNCVANGRLADRRVFEEIWVQPAAGDAGGALGAALAVGVARGAPRPHLGTGTGRSSGSGTGSSTVTGTGTGTSTDAMAGALLGPSYSDRQIADYLDGEGIPHHRLTDEQLVEQVAAQLAAGQVVGWFQGRMEFGPRALGNRSILGDPRNPAMQSEMNLKIKFRESFRPFAPAVLAADAKDHFQLNQDSPYMLLVASLAPAQQLDAADADAGLTGLDLLRVRRSTLPAVTHVDLSARVQTVDEHTNPAFHALLSAFKGLTGCPVLVNTSFNVRGEPIVNTPAEAYACFMRTGIDVLALGRFLLLKGEQPPWREDGEWREAIPLD; encoded by the coding sequence ATGCCCGATCCGGTACTCGGTATATCGGCCTTCTATCACGACAGTGCCGCGGCACTGACCTCCGACGGGACCGTGCTGGCAGCCGCCCAGGAGGAGCGGTTCAGCCGGCACCGGCACGACCCGGCGTTCCCCGCCCGGGCGGTGGAGTACTGCCTGCACGAGGGCGGCCTGCGCCTGGACGACGTCTCGGCGGTCGCCTACTACGAGGACCCGCAACTGAAGTTCCGGCGGGTGCTGGCGACCTTCGCCGGGGCCGCCCCGTACGGGTTCGCCTCCTTCCGCTCCACACTGCCGCAGTGGCTGTCCTGGAAGCGGCGGGCCACCGAGGTGGTCCACCGGGAACTGGCCGCGCTCGGCGCGGGAGCGGTGCCGCCGATCGTCTGCCGCCGCCACCACGAGTCCCACGCGGCTTCGGCCTTCCTGCCCAGTCCGTACGAGTCCGCCGCGGTGCTCTGCATCGACGGGGTCGGCGAGTGGGCGACGACCACGATCTGGCACGGCCGGGACCGCGAGCTCCGCCAGGTCGCGGAGATCGCCTTCCCCCACTCGCTGGGCATGCTGTACTCCGCGTTCACCTACTTCTGCGGATTCAAGGTGGACTCCGGGGAGTACAAGCTGATGGGCCTGGCGCCCTACGGGAAGCCGCGGTACGCCCCGCTGATCCGCGAGAAGCTGATCGACGTCCGGGCGGACGGCTCGTTCCGCCTCGACCTGGGGTACTTCGAGTACCTGCGCGGGCGGGTCATGACCGGAAAGCGGTTCGAGAAGCTCTTCGGCGGGCCCCGCCGACAGCCCGAAGGGCCGCTCACGGAACGCGAGTTCGACCTGGCCGCCTCCGTCCAGCAGGTCACCGAGGACGTCGTCCTGAAGCTGGCGGGCACCGCCCGGCGGCTGACCGGGGAGAGCCGGCTCTGCCTGGCCGGCGGGGTGGCGCTCAACTGCGTGGCCAACGGCAGGCTCGCCGACCGGCGGGTGTTCGAGGAGATCTGGGTCCAGCCCGCGGCCGGCGACGCGGGCGGGGCCCTCGGCGCCGCACTCGCGGTCGGCGTGGCGCGGGGAGCACCGCGCCCGCACCTCGGCACCGGGACCGGTCGTAGCTCCGGCAGTGGCACCGGTAGCAGCACCGTGACCGGCACCGGCACCGGCACCAGCACGGACGCGATGGCGGGAGCCCTGCTCGGCCCCTCGTACAGCGACCGGCAGATCGCCGACTACCTCGACGGCGAGGGCATACCGCACCACCGGCTGACCGACGAGCAGCTGGTCGAGCAGGTCGCCGCGCAGCTCGCCGCCGGGCAGGTCGTCGGATGGTTCCAGGGGCGGATGGAGTTCGGGCCCAGGGCGCTGGGCAACCGGTCGATCCTCGGCGACCCCCGCAACCCGGCCATGCAGTCGGAGATGAACCTGAAGATCAAGTTCCGCGAGTCGTTCCGGCCCTTCGCGCCGGCCGTCCTCGCCGCGGACGCCAAGGACCACTTCCAGCTCAACCAGGACAGCCCCTACATGCTGCTGGTGGCCTCGCTCGCCCCGGCGCAGCAGCTCGACGCCGCCGATGCGGACGCCGGCCTGACGGGGCTGGACCTGCTCCGGGTGCGGCGCTCCACGCTGCCGGCCGTCACCCACGTCGACCTGTCGGCCCGGGTGCAGACCGTCGACGAGCACACCAATCCCGCCTTCCACGCGCTCCTCTCGGCGTTCAAGGGCCTGACGGGATGCCCGGTCCTCGTGAACACCTCGTTCAACGTCCGCGGCGAGCCGATCGTCAACACCCCGGCCGAGGCGTACGCCTGCTTCATGCGCACCGGCATCGACGTCCTCGCGCTCGGCCGCTTCCTCCTCCTCAAGGGCGAGCAGCCGCCGTGGCGCGAGGACGGCGAGTGGCGCGAAGCCATCCCGCTGGACTGA
- a CDS encoding SGNH/GDSL hydrolase family protein codes for MRKPPAPNQVQLLTPQMAVYDEFDDPAHRNYQPYLMYFHRTDFRSPVVNTDRLGFRLSHGSAAVASVAHRRPTGRVNLVAGASIGFGIGAGRDEATIPSRLWSRYAPSTPWLNFGAVRYNPAQEVLLYLLHRHLLPELGEVLVFSGFNALHLARLPARQQNEHGAFYLCGEYYEQMDALRARHVGRFGFGRRRPRTAPAVPPGPPGPPGPTGPTGPGADAEEEPPTLARTIATAVDLTARHLASWQQLLAGTGARLTYVLHPPATWLREQPAPQERLLFADQDRTSRRGSWDARYGALSSMETGASFSAAMRRACARIRVDFLDLTPLLRAEATEHDWLYIDRGHMTDRGYDLTSRVVADELGLR; via the coding sequence ATGAGGAAGCCACCTGCACCGAACCAGGTCCAGCTCCTCACCCCGCAGATGGCGGTGTACGACGAGTTCGACGATCCGGCCCACCGCAACTACCAGCCGTACCTGATGTACTTCCACCGGACCGACTTCCGTTCCCCCGTGGTCAACACCGACCGGCTGGGATTCCGCCTCTCGCACGGGAGCGCGGCGGTCGCCTCGGTCGCCCACCGGCGCCCGACGGGGCGGGTGAACCTGGTCGCCGGGGCGTCCATCGGCTTCGGCATCGGCGCCGGCCGGGACGAAGCCACCATCCCGTCCCGGCTCTGGTCCCGCTACGCGCCCTCGACGCCGTGGCTGAACTTCGGCGCGGTCCGGTACAACCCGGCCCAGGAGGTCCTGCTCTACCTGCTGCACCGCCACCTGCTCCCCGAGCTGGGCGAGGTGCTGGTGTTCTCCGGCTTCAACGCCCTGCACCTGGCCCGGCTGCCGGCCCGGCAGCAGAACGAGCACGGCGCCTTCTACCTCTGCGGCGAGTACTACGAGCAGATGGACGCGCTGCGGGCGCGGCACGTCGGCCGGTTCGGGTTCGGCCGCCGCCGCCCCCGTACCGCCCCTGCCGTACCCCCCGGACCCCCCGGACCCCCCGGACCGACCGGACCGACCGGACCGGGGGCCGACGCCGAGGAGGAGCCGCCGACCCTCGCCCGGACGATCGCCACCGCCGTCGACCTCACCGCCCGTCACCTGGCCTCCTGGCAGCAGCTGCTCGCCGGCACCGGCGCACGGCTCACCTACGTCCTCCACCCGCCGGCGACCTGGCTGCGCGAACAGCCTGCCCCGCAGGAGCGCCTGCTCTTCGCCGACCAGGACCGCACCTCACGCCGCGGCAGCTGGGACGCCCGGTACGGCGCCCTGTCCTCGATGGAGACCGGAGCCTCCTTCTCCGCCGCCATGCGCCGCGCCTGCGCCCGGATCCGGGTGGACTTCCTGGACCTGACCCCGCTGCTCCGGGCCGAGGCCACCGAACACGACTGGCTCTACATCGACCGCGGCCACATGACCGACCGGGGCTACGACCTGACCAGTCGGGTCGTCGCCGACGAACTCGGGCTCCGCTGA
- a CDS encoding MFS transporter → MSPPPNPPPPARLPEKGRNPLRRPAFRWFFAGRVVSVMGGTMTPVALAFAVLQLTGRPEDLSLVLTSAMVPMVALIILGGGVADRLRRDTLLRLTSLGSGLAQAAVALCVFTGRPIGYLMALAFVNGALQAFNGPAMSGIVPQLVDAESLQQANSLLATSRNAAAVLGPTLGGVLVATVGGGWAIAIDAASFFVCAACLTRVSLPDRAARPDGRLLHELRLGWTYFRSTSWIWSVTAAFTVINAVQMGVWQVLGPVIAKQGIGPGPWGAVLSAKAVGLLLMSAVLIKLTVRRPLVTGLVWMSVAAAPLILLGAGSDAWWLGVGAFVAGLGTGFMGVVWDTMRHQHIPPEMMSRATSYDDFGSFAAIPVGQLAVIPLATLFGTTRVALVGGLLLLVVALLPIALVSVRRLGVDAEPSDSAAPERAAVTGGSGG, encoded by the coding sequence ATGAGCCCCCCACCGAACCCCCCGCCGCCCGCCCGCCTGCCGGAGAAGGGACGGAATCCGCTCCGCCGCCCCGCTTTCCGCTGGTTCTTCGCCGGCCGGGTCGTCTCCGTCATGGGCGGCACGATGACGCCGGTGGCACTGGCCTTCGCCGTGCTCCAACTGACCGGCAGGCCCGAGGACCTGAGCCTCGTCCTCACCTCCGCGATGGTGCCGATGGTGGCGCTGATCATCCTCGGCGGCGGGGTCGCCGACCGGCTCCGCCGGGACACCCTGCTGCGCCTCACCAGCCTCGGGTCCGGACTGGCCCAGGCGGCCGTCGCCCTGTGCGTGTTCACCGGCCGGCCCATCGGGTACCTGATGGCACTGGCCTTCGTCAACGGCGCCCTGCAGGCCTTCAACGGCCCGGCGATGAGCGGCATCGTGCCCCAACTCGTGGACGCCGAAAGCCTCCAGCAGGCGAACTCGCTGCTCGCGACCTCGCGCAACGCCGCCGCCGTCCTCGGCCCCACCCTGGGGGGCGTCCTGGTGGCCACCGTCGGCGGCGGCTGGGCGATCGCCATCGACGCGGCGTCCTTCTTCGTCTGCGCCGCCTGCCTGACCCGGGTCTCGCTGCCCGACCGGGCGGCCCGGCCCGACGGTCGCCTGCTGCACGAACTGCGCCTGGGCTGGACGTACTTCAGGTCCACCTCGTGGATCTGGTCGGTCACGGCGGCCTTCACCGTGATCAACGCCGTCCAGATGGGCGTCTGGCAGGTGCTCGGTCCCGTGATCGCCAAGCAGGGCATCGGGCCGGGGCCGTGGGGCGCGGTGCTCAGTGCCAAGGCCGTCGGCCTGCTGCTGATGAGCGCCGTCCTGATCAAGCTGACGGTGCGCCGACCGCTCGTCACCGGCCTGGTCTGGATGTCCGTGGCGGCGGCGCCGCTCATCCTGCTGGGGGCCGGGTCGGACGCCTGGTGGCTGGGCGTCGGCGCGTTCGTCGCCGGCCTGGGCACCGGGTTCATGGGCGTCGTCTGGGACACCATGCGCCACCAGCACATCCCCCCGGAGATGATGTCGCGCGCCACCTCCTACGACGACTTCGGCTCCTTCGCCGCCATCCCCGTCGGACAGTTGGCCGTGATCCCGCTGGCCACCCTGTTCGGCACCACCCGAGTCGCGCTCGTCGGCGGACTGCTCCTCCTGGTGGTCGCCCTGCTGCCGATCGCCCTGGTCTCGGTCCGCCGGCTGGGCGTCGACGCCGAGCCGTCCGACTCCGCGGCACCGGAACGCGCCGCCGTCACCGGAGGCTCGGGCGGATGA
- a CDS encoding ATP-binding protein yields MTEIVALWPSPYVSRFAARLGLSDRFPAAGFFAQDGANLTNSKANFRALAAACGAPTAAGEVCQTAEEAVFAMTALLDDPGRSGAVMVKQARNAAASGNELVLRDHDGGSGSGSGSGSGSGGDGDGSDREPAVGHAGARYLHRLAPGPEGVRDYWAQRWEWASAGGSSAVVVEEFQPRAETVYAEFDVRDAQVDLLAVGALEYVDRRLANEIIPYRPIADPVRERLVAAGRKLAETYRSIGYRGPLSADAVLTEDGNFVFTEVNARVSGATPVYWAIAQGIVGVDKEPLRSVAQCLAPASWRIDGIAEFLRVCDRIGCRYDPVSRTGVIVSLPVVPMAVMFCIVYERERDRREIHRKLEREFRRD; encoded by the coding sequence GTGACGGAGATCGTGGCGCTGTGGCCCTCCCCGTACGTGTCGCGGTTCGCCGCGCGACTGGGCCTGTCCGACCGGTTCCCGGCGGCCGGGTTCTTCGCCCAGGACGGCGCCAACCTGACGAACAGCAAGGCGAACTTCCGGGCGCTGGCGGCCGCCTGCGGGGCGCCGACGGCGGCCGGCGAGGTCTGCCAGACCGCCGAGGAGGCGGTGTTCGCGATGACCGCGCTGCTGGACGACCCCGGCCGGTCCGGGGCGGTCATGGTGAAGCAGGCGCGCAACGCCGCCGCCTCCGGGAACGAGCTCGTGCTGCGCGACCACGACGGTGGCAGTGGCAGTGGCAGTGGCAGTGGCAGTGGCAGTGGCGGCGACGGCGACGGCAGCGACCGCGAGCCGGCGGTCGGCCACGCCGGCGCCCGCTACCTCCACCGGCTCGCGCCCGGCCCCGAGGGCGTACGGGACTACTGGGCGCAGCGGTGGGAATGGGCCTCGGCCGGAGGCAGCTCGGCGGTCGTGGTCGAGGAGTTCCAGCCGCGGGCCGAGACCGTGTACGCCGAGTTCGACGTCCGCGACGCGCAGGTCGATCTGCTCGCGGTGGGAGCCCTGGAGTACGTGGACCGCAGGCTCGCCAACGAGATCATCCCCTACCGTCCGATCGCCGACCCCGTCCGGGAGCGGCTGGTGGCGGCGGGCCGGAAGCTCGCCGAGACGTACCGGTCGATCGGCTACCGCGGGCCGCTGTCCGCCGACGCGGTGCTCACCGAGGACGGGAACTTCGTCTTCACCGAGGTCAATGCGCGGGTGTCCGGCGCGACGCCGGTCTACTGGGCGATCGCCCAGGGCATCGTCGGCGTCGACAAGGAACCGCTGCGTTCCGTGGCGCAGTGCCTCGCGCCGGCGAGCTGGCGCATCGACGGAATCGCGGAATTCCTCCGGGTCTGCGACCGGATCGGCTGCCGCTACGACCCGGTGAGCCGGACCGGTGTCATCGTTTCGCTGCCGGTCGTGCCGATGGCGGTCATGTTCTGCATCGTCTACGAGCGCGAACGGGACCGCCGGGAAATCCACCGGAAACTGGAGCGGGAATTCCGGCGGGATTAA
- a CDS encoding glycine amidinotransferase has translation MQLHTYDDFTPLREIIVGSAENYLSHDRDVTFELFHHENLTGFRSDWAYPRLAVADDPAVESWRIRRRYTEELHEDVEALADTLRQAGVRVHRPLPLPPDAAPIAGLGWQAAPTPALNIRDNTLILGDEIIETPPAIRSRYLETRLLAPVFSRYHRAGARWTTMPRPVLTDLSFDLSYARHATTTLGGPTEPISDPQPSPYDVGFEMILDGAQVLRLGRDLVVNIATENHRMAVDWLERHVEGRFTIHRVHRMADNHIDSMLLALRPGVFLARHDGIRELLPEPLQSWKFIVPPEPDPGAFPSYDERDLVLTSPYIDLNVLSLDPDTVLVNQDCPGLRKTLDSAGFTTVPVRHRHRRLFGGGFHCFTLDTRRDGGREDYLG, from the coding sequence TTGCAACTGCACACCTACGACGATTTCACCCCGCTGCGCGAGATCATCGTCGGCTCGGCGGAGAACTACCTGTCGCACGACCGCGACGTCACCTTCGAGCTGTTCCACCACGAGAACCTGACCGGGTTCCGCTCCGACTGGGCCTACCCCCGGCTGGCCGTCGCCGACGACCCCGCGGTGGAGAGCTGGCGCATCCGGCGGCGGTACACCGAGGAACTCCACGAGGACGTCGAGGCGTTGGCCGACACGCTGCGGCAGGCCGGCGTCCGGGTGCACCGCCCGCTGCCGCTGCCGCCGGACGCGGCCCCGATCGCAGGCCTGGGCTGGCAGGCCGCCCCCACCCCGGCCCTGAACATCCGGGACAACACCCTGATCCTCGGCGACGAGATCATCGAGACCCCGCCGGCCATCCGCTCCCGGTACCTGGAGACCAGGCTGCTCGCGCCGGTGTTCAGCCGCTACCACCGGGCCGGTGCCCGGTGGACGACCATGCCGCGCCCGGTCCTGACCGACCTCTCCTTCGACCTCTCCTACGCGCGGCACGCCACCACCACGCTCGGCGGGCCGACCGAGCCGATCTCCGATCCCCAACCGTCGCCGTACGACGTCGGGTTCGAGATGATCCTGGACGGTGCCCAGGTGCTGCGGCTGGGCCGCGACCTGGTGGTCAACATCGCCACCGAGAACCACCGGATGGCGGTCGACTGGCTGGAGCGCCACGTGGAGGGCCGCTTCACCATCCACCGGGTGCACCGGATGGCGGACAACCACATCGACAGCATGCTGCTGGCCCTGCGGCCCGGCGTCTTCCTGGCCCGCCACGACGGCATCCGCGAACTGCTGCCCGAGCCGCTGCAGTCCTGGAAGTTCATCGTGCCGCCGGAACCGGACCCCGGCGCGTTCCCCAGCTACGACGAGCGCGACCTGGTCCTCACCAGCCCGTACATCGACCTCAACGTGCTGTCGCTCGACCCGGACACCGTCCTGGTCAACCAGGACTGCCCCGGACTGCGCAAGACCCTCGACAGCGCGGGCTTCACCACGGTGCCGGTCCGGCACCGGCACCGGCGCCTGTTCGGGGGAGGATTCCACTGCTTCACGCTGGACACCCGGCGTGACGGGGGCCGCGAGGACTACCTCGGATGA
- a CDS encoding phosphotransferase family protein produces the protein MELRTVERPAGAFQQSVGAAEIQAVCARVFGRDARVVSAVELDGGMYNNTYRLTVTGQDRPVVLRVAPEPARQFRSERQLMRNEYASLPWLSPIASLMPKVIAADWSHELIGRDWMVQTLLDGAAAFGPRGLIAYPRESWTGFFRRLGAITRQVHAVRGPHFGPVNGPGYARWSQAVAASLADIAADLDGAGLDSADLRKVAAVAAERSEVLDRITEPRLLAGDLWIVNVMLVEDAPEPTVSGVLDLDRTLWGDPAADWTIRMAHAKPGTERDAFWDADGYGAPDGSAEAQWRGRVYEARHLGAIRLEHHRLGDVEGVQGTYEDMAAILGDLTGDPAGDLSGGLSGDLPGGLG, from the coding sequence ATGGAACTGCGGACCGTCGAACGCCCGGCCGGGGCCTTCCAGCAGTCGGTGGGCGCGGCGGAGATCCAGGCCGTCTGCGCACGGGTCTTCGGCCGCGACGCCCGGGTGGTCTCGGCCGTCGAACTGGACGGCGGGATGTACAACAACACCTACCGGCTGACCGTCACCGGGCAGGACCGGCCGGTGGTGCTGCGCGTCGCGCCGGAGCCCGCCCGGCAGTTCCGGTCCGAGCGGCAGCTGATGCGCAACGAGTACGCCAGCCTGCCCTGGCTGTCGCCGATCGCCTCGCTGATGCCGAAGGTGATCGCGGCCGACTGGTCGCACGAACTGATCGGCCGGGACTGGATGGTGCAGACCCTGCTCGACGGCGCGGCGGCCTTCGGCCCGCGCGGGCTCATCGCGTACCCGCGGGAGTCCTGGACGGGCTTCTTCCGCCGGCTCGGGGCCATCACCAGGCAGGTCCACGCCGTGCGCGGCCCGCACTTCGGGCCGGTGAACGGGCCCGGGTACGCGCGGTGGAGCCAGGCGGTCGCCGCGTCGCTGGCGGACATCGCAGCCGACCTGGACGGGGCCGGACTGGACTCGGCCGACCTGCGCAAGGTCGCCGCCGTCGCGGCCGAGCGCAGCGAGGTCCTGGACCGGATCACCGAACCCCGCCTGCTGGCCGGCGACCTGTGGATCGTGAACGTCATGCTCGTCGAGGACGCCCCCGAACCGACCGTCAGCGGAGTCCTCGACCTCGACCGCACCCTGTGGGGCGACCCGGCCGCGGACTGGACCATCCGGATGGCCCACGCCAAGCCCGGCACCGAGCGGGACGCGTTCTGGGACGCCGACGGGTACGGCGCTCCGGACGGTTCCGCCGAGGCGCAGTGGCGCGGGCGCGTCTACGAGGCGCGCCACCTCGGCGCGATCCGGCTGGAGCATCACCGGCTCGGGGACGTCGAGGGCGTGCAGGGCACCTACGAGGACATGGCAGCGATCCTCGGCGACCTGACGGGCGACCCGGCGGGCGACCTGTCTGGCGGCCTGTCTGGCGACCTGCCGGGCGGCCTGGGGTGA
- a CDS encoding ATP-grasp domain-containing protein, which translates to MRIVLLGARAEPLPALTAAGHRVTVLHEPWEAGRAAALRDRVTACVQVDSYGSTEAMLAALARTGPAEADAVATIAEFAVVPAALLGAALGARALDPDVALRCRDKAVQKAAWRAAGVPTANWVLAPHTAAEPERAVALAVAQGLTGPLVVKPVSSAGTRGCAVAPDLRSLASVIRNLARDDDSLDDLVVEEYNRGDEWHFDGVVRRGRLEALLVSKYLAPVIETRDDRPIATATFPHRAHPGLQREAAELTLAALRALGLTDAAFHFEAFGGPGRFTAGELAARPGGSWIKHLARHALGIDLFGASVQTVTGDPTEFRATTDRSFGFTHLPTVPGRCNRLGPEDLLAIPGVLEVELGVPYGEPLPGMRESALAGAGRALVEAADREACEAVLRAVVARALEVSAGG; encoded by the coding sequence ATGCGGATCGTGCTGCTGGGCGCCCGCGCCGAACCGCTGCCGGCACTCACCGCCGCGGGGCACCGCGTCACGGTGCTGCACGAGCCCTGGGAGGCGGGGCGCGCCGCCGCCCTGCGGGACCGGGTGACGGCGTGCGTCCAGGTCGACTCCTACGGCTCCACCGAGGCGATGCTCGCCGCGCTGGCCCGCACCGGTCCGGCCGAGGCGGACGCGGTGGCCACCATCGCCGAGTTCGCGGTCGTCCCGGCGGCGCTCCTCGGCGCCGCTCTGGGCGCCCGCGCGCTCGACCCCGACGTCGCCCTGCGCTGCCGGGACAAGGCGGTCCAGAAGGCCGCGTGGCGGGCGGCGGGCGTACCCACGGCGAACTGGGTGCTGGCCCCGCACACCGCGGCCGAACCGGAACGGGCCGTCGCCCTGGCCGTGGCGCAGGGGCTCACCGGGCCGCTGGTCGTCAAACCGGTCAGCTCGGCGGGCACCCGCGGCTGTGCCGTCGCCCCGGACCTGCGCAGCCTGGCGAGCGTGATCCGGAACCTGGCCCGGGACGACGACAGCCTCGACGACCTCGTGGTCGAGGAGTACAACCGGGGCGACGAGTGGCACTTCGACGGCGTGGTGCGCCGAGGCCGGCTGGAGGCCCTGCTGGTCTCGAAGTACCTGGCCCCGGTGATCGAGACCAGGGACGACCGTCCGATCGCGACCGCCACCTTCCCGCACCGGGCCCACCCGGGCCTCCAGCGGGAGGCCGCCGAACTCACCCTCGCCGCGCTGCGGGCGCTCGGGCTGACCGACGCCGCGTTCCACTTCGAGGCCTTCGGCGGCCCCGGCCGGTTCACCGCCGGGGAACTGGCGGCCAGGCCCGGCGGGAGCTGGATCAAGCACCTGGCCCGGCACGCGCTGGGCATCGACCTCTTCGGGGCATCGGTGCAGACGGTCACCGGCGACCCCACCGAGTTCCGGGCCACCACGGACCGCTCCTTCGGCTTCACCCACCTGCCCACCGTGCCCGGCCGGTGCAACCGGCTCGGGCCCGAGGACCTCCTCGCGATACCGGGAGTCCTGGAGGTGGAGCTGGGCGTCCCGTACGGCGAACCGCTGCCGGGCATGCGGGAGAGCGCCCTGGCCGGTGCGGGCCGGGCCCTGGTCGAGGCGGCGGACCGGGAGGCCTGCGAGGCGGTGCTCCGGGCGGTCGTGGCGCGGGCCCTGGAGGTCAGCGCCGGTGGGTGA